ATTCCGATGAGTACGGCCAGGCCATCATTCAAGAGGCGGCTGCGCTAAAAACGACTTATTCGTCCATCGGGTTTTATGATGAAAGAGTAGTGCACCAGGATGAATTTGACAAACAACTGAATGCGGCCCACTTTATTTTTATTCCTTCGGTAATCAATACCGCTATTTGTTTTTCCATTCCCGAAACCTATGGCCTTACCAAATCATCGGGCAATATGTTTGATGTGATCAAACATGCGCGACCGTTTATTGCTCCCCAATCATTGCGTATTTCCAGCTCACTGGGCACCAGCTGTTTTAAGTATACCTCCATCGAACACCTGTTGCAGTTTTTACAGCGTTGTATGCAGTATAAGGATAGTTACCAGTACTGGCAGCAACAGGCATTGGTTAATTCCAGGGAATATACCATTACCAAAGTGCGGGCAAAAAATCCTACACTTTTTGCAGGGCTGTAACCCCTTTGTGGTGCATAAAGGCGGTAAATACTTCATCGGGCGTTATAGAGTCAATAACTGCCTGGGAGAAACTGGTTTTGTAAAATGCTTCCGTAAGCAGTGGGCTTACTATTTTTGTGAGGGTGCCATAGTCGTGGATCTCCGCCGGACTGGTACAGTTGAACAGGGCGATGGAAGGGATCTTATAAGCAAGGGCTACGTGCATGGCCAGTGTATCGCCGGAAATAATAAAACTGCAACCGGCAATATCATCGAGGTATTCCGCCAGGGTGCTGCGTTGTTCCAGCAGTTTGCAGGTATAGCCTTGTTGCTGTAATTTGTTTATCAGCACCGGGTAACCGCTCCAGCCTTTGTTGGGCCACCGCGCTCCTACCCTGGTTTCAATCCCGATAACGCCTGCTACCCGGGTTATTTTGCTGTTGTGGTGAATACAATAAGGCTCGCCTTCAAATGAAAAGCCAAACATCTCCAATAATAATTCCTGAAAAGTGGCGGTATTACTTTTTTTGGTGTCATTGGCGCAGGCAGTCCCCAGCGCGGAAATCAGGCTCATATCGTACCAGCCGGCAGCATCGCTTGTATAACAAAGCTGTTTATCTTCCAGGTAAACGCCGGTTAATTTGTTAGTGGGGATCCTGCTGGCCAGTATGGCGCATTCCAAACTTTCCTCCAGTGAAATGGTGTGATCGAAAACTTCGTGCAGTAAAACAGATTGAGCTTCTTCGAGGGTAATTACCCGATGCAAATGGGGGTGCTCGTTGGGTAAAATAGCAGCATACTTGCTATCTATAACCCAGGTAACAGCACCCTGTAACACATTTAACAGAACAGTTGTACGAACTACATCACCGGCAGCTCCTGTTTTAATCAGCAGAATTTTAGTCATTATGTAATTTTTCTCCGGTACCTCTCTACCGGGGCTAAACTACATAAATTAACGCTTAACGCCTAATGCAAAACGTCTAACGCCTGTATTGAATAGGGCGTTCTGCGTTCAGATTTTTATTTACTTACAGCTGCCAGTGACACATTCAACTGACTCAGGTCATGTTGGGGAATTTCTTCTTCCATTTTTTTGAAAATGAACTCATCTTCAAAATAGCTGTGTTGGTCAACCAGCTTAATAAAGGCACTATATAAATAGTAGTCTTCATCATTGCGGTTTAACCGTTCGGCCAACAGGCGAATGGTTTCGTGTTCGCGCTTTAAGATGTTCATGAAGTTGTAAGGAAACTGATGCTTCAACAAAAAAGGAAATAATATCGCCTCTTCTGCATCCACATGCTTTTGGAGCTCATTTTTCCAGAATTGAACTATCCGCTGCCGGATGCTTGTTTTATCACGTTGCTGCTGGATGTCTCGTAGAAATTCGCGGCACTTAAGCCGGTCTTCTTTGTGCTGCCAGGATAATACCTGTAATGCCCTAGAATGTTCCATAAACAGATCCTCCCTGTTTTGCTTAAACAAAGATCACTCCATTCACGGACAATGGGGATAAGTTAAATTAATTTAACACTCAATTTGCATTAGAAATTTTAGGCCAAAGCCTAAATCAAAAAAAGCCTAAAGCAGAAAGCTTAAAGCAGAAAGCCTAAAGCCCAAAACAGAAAGTCCAAAGTTGTATTTGCTTTCAGCTTTAACCTTTAGGCTTTAAGCCCTGTATTGCTTATAGCTTACAGCTATTTTTATTTTAAACTATTGATGATCGTAATAAACTCGCCCGCATTCAAAGAGGCGCCGCCAACTAGTCCGCCATCAACATCAGGACAGCTAAACAATTCTTTGGCGTTATTGGCTTTTACGCTGCCGCCATATAAGATAGAAACAGCATCGGCAGTAGTTGTGCCATATTGTTTGGCCAGCACGCTGCGCAAAAAGGCATGCATTTCCTGTGCCTGTTCAGAGGTGGCGGTTTTACCGGTACCAATTGCCCAGATGGGTTCATAGGCGATCACCACTTTTTTGATGTCGGCATCAGACAAATGGAACAGCGATTCTTTTAACTGGGTTTCCACATAGCTGTTCTGGGTGCCGGCCTCGCGAATGTTCAGCGGCTCGCCACAACAGAATATGGGGGTGATATTGTATTGCAGGCACAGGTCCAGTTTCTCTGCCAGCATTTTATTCGATTCCTGGAAATATTCGCGGCGTTCGCTATGGCCCAACACGCAAAATTGAATGCCGATCGATTGCAGCATTTCAACTGATACTTCACCGGTATAAGCGCCGGATTTCTTGTTATAACAATTCTGGGCAGCTACGAAGTAGTTGTTCTCTTCTTCGGTTTCACTTTTTGCCATAATGAGGTAAGGGAACGGAACAGCAAAAATGGTTTGCTGGTGTGCTTTTAATTCAATGTTGGCAGAAAGGATCTCATCGAGTAACTGTTCACCCTGTTGGTAGGTACAATTCATCTTCCAGTTAGCCGCGGCAATTTGTTTGCGCATATGTAATCGTCTTTTTTTGTTGGTGAGCTTTTATGATTGCCCAAAAATATGTTTCAATTGAGTTATTTCTGCTTCTGTAAGCTCCTGATTTTTTAATTTTTTCCAGTTGCGGATGTCTGACAGGGCTTTTTCAAATTCATACAGGCTCAATCCCTTGTTGCCCCAGGTAAAATTGGGGATGAATTTGGGGGGCATGCCTTCGCCGAATACATTGGCGC
The Niastella koreensis GR20-10 genome window above contains:
- a CDS encoding glycosyltransferase family 9 protein, which encodes MTKILLIKTGAAGDVVRTTVLLNVLQGAVTWVIDSKYAAILPNEHPHLHRVITLEEAQSVLLHEVFDHTISLEESLECAILASRIPTNKLTGVYLEDKQLCYTSDAAGWYDMSLISALGTACANDTKKSNTATFQELLLEMFGFSFEGEPYCIHHNSKITRVAGVIGIETRVGARWPNKGWSGYPVLINKLQQQGYTCKLLEQRSTLAEYLDDIAGCSFIISGDTLAMHVALAYKIPSIALFNCTSPAEIHDYGTLTKIVSPLLTEAFYKTSFSQAVIDSITPDEVFTAFMHHKGVTALQKV
- the tpiA gene encoding triose-phosphate isomerase → MRKQIAAANWKMNCTYQQGEQLLDEILSANIELKAHQQTIFAVPFPYLIMAKSETEEENNYFVAAQNCYNKKSGAYTGEVSVEMLQSIGIQFCVLGHSERREYFQESNKMLAEKLDLCLQYNITPIFCCGEPLNIREAGTQNSYVETQLKESLFHLSDADIKKVVIAYEPIWAIGTGKTATSEQAQEMHAFLRSVLAKQYGTTTADAVSILYGGSVKANNAKELFSCPDVDGGLVGGASLNAGEFITIINSLK
- a CDS encoding hemerythrin domain-containing protein, which encodes MEHSRALQVLSWQHKEDRLKCREFLRDIQQQRDKTSIRQRIVQFWKNELQKHVDAEEAILFPFLLKHQFPYNFMNILKREHETIRLLAERLNRNDEDYYLYSAFIKLVDQHSYFEDEFIFKKMEEEIPQHDLSQLNVSLAAVSK